A genomic segment from Polyangiaceae bacterium encodes:
- a CDS encoding HD domain-containing protein, which produces MILRDAVHGLVAFESEEDAIVPRLLDARELQRLRRIRQLGLTSLAYPGAEHSRFSHALGAAHVMKLLLARLRQIDGDLPFWQRVTSERARDAVAAALLHDVGHGPLSHLFESAMPGAVEHEEWTVRILLDPASDVHRTLAADDPGLPRRVADLIRGKHELPYLARAVSGTFDVDRCDYLLRDAHATGVRYGDYDLPWLLRSLRFSEPSGPPGHAAPSLAIDGQKGIVAIESFLLARYFMFQQVYFHKATRSAEWMIGAILRRALAVVTDGTRLPVLPEAIAVIASGDTPSLEQYLDLDDQVLLGAIHAWEDAKDPVLADLCKRLRARALFKTLDLSPDSQGDESTHAFACPDEPARERALAKAREIASNAGLDPSLYVGLDVATDVPYAEDESLHVVFPQGRPRPPSQVSFLLDRLRNETLTRCRIIFAPELRDAMREAFEH; this is translated from the coding sequence GTGATTTTACGTGATGCCGTCCATGGCCTCGTCGCGTTCGAAAGCGAAGAAGATGCGATCGTCCCGCGCCTGCTCGATGCACGCGAATTGCAGCGCCTCCGCAGAATCCGACAACTCGGACTGACGTCGCTTGCTTATCCAGGCGCGGAACATTCGAGGTTTTCCCACGCGCTCGGCGCCGCGCACGTCATGAAGCTCCTGCTCGCACGACTGCGTCAAATCGATGGCGATCTGCCGTTCTGGCAACGCGTGACGAGCGAACGCGCGCGTGATGCCGTCGCAGCAGCCCTCTTGCACGACGTGGGGCATGGCCCGCTCTCGCACCTCTTCGAAAGCGCCATGCCCGGCGCCGTCGAACACGAGGAGTGGACCGTGCGCATCCTCTTGGATCCCGCATCGGACGTGCACCGCACGCTCGCCGCAGACGACCCGGGACTGCCGAGGCGCGTCGCGGACTTGATCCGCGGCAAGCACGAACTGCCGTACCTCGCTCGTGCCGTCAGTGGCACGTTCGACGTCGATCGTTGTGACTACCTGCTGCGTGACGCTCACGCGACGGGCGTGCGCTACGGTGACTACGACCTGCCCTGGCTCCTTCGAAGCCTGCGCTTCAGTGAACCGAGCGGACCTCCAGGACACGCCGCACCATCGCTCGCCATCGACGGCCAAAAAGGCATCGTCGCGATCGAATCGTTTCTTTTGGCGCGTTACTTCATGTTCCAACAAGTCTACTTCCACAAAGCCACGCGATCGGCCGAGTGGATGATCGGCGCGATCCTGCGTCGCGCGCTCGCCGTCGTCACCGATGGCACGCGGCTGCCCGTCTTGCCCGAGGCGATCGCGGTCATCGCCAGCGGCGACACCCCTTCGCTCGAGCAATACCTCGACCTCGACGATCAAGTGCTCCTCGGCGCGATCCACGCATGGGAGGATGCCAAAGACCCCGTGCTTGCAGACCTTTGCAAAAGACTTCGCGCCCGCGCGCTCTTCAAAACCCTGGACCTTTCACCTGATTCGCAAGGCGACGAGTCAACCCACGCGTTCGCTTGTCCGGACGAACCTGCCCGCGAGCGAGCTCTTGCCAAGGCACGCGAGATCGCCTCGAACGCTGGACTCGATCCGAGTCTCTATGTGGGCCTCGATGTCGCCACGGACGTGCCGTATGCGGAAGACGAGTCGCTACACGTCGTGTTTCCGCAAGGCCGTCCGCGACCGCCGTCTCAGGTTTCGTTCTTGCTCGATCGATTGCGCAACGAAACACTCACGCGCTGCCGGATCATCTTCGCTCCAGAACTTCGCGATGCGATGCGGGAGGCGTTCGAGCATTGA
- a CDS encoding insulinase family protein produces the protein MRPLHRPFHRRWSSRALAAAIALAVPLAAPTFTTVAHAAPAAPAARIDIPFTKYKLDNGLVVILHEDHSLPLVVVNTIVKVGSRFEEPKRTGFAHLFEHLMFMGTRRVPTKMFDAWMEAAGGSNNAWTSQDRTDYYDLGPSNTVDLLLWLEADRFASLADEMTLDKLNVQREVVRNERRQRVENAPYGKADLRLSELLYPVGHPYHHPVIGSHEDLQAATVDDVKAFFRRWYVPNNASLVVAGDFDPAVVKPLIEKRFGPLRNTPVPAAPAAPKVKLDKVVRETLKDNVELGKVMMAWHSPARYAPGDAELDLLSLVLTEGKVSRLYKALVYDQSLAQEVVAYQASQDSGSYFQVEAIAQPGVPLEKLEAAIDAELKKLTSETISAAELTRAQNQYETSFVSRLQSIHTRAMNLNLYESFVGDPGFAEKDLDLYRAVTPASLLAIARGTLDPNGRVIIHVVPEKKPEAPTAEAAR, from the coding sequence ATGCGACCGCTACATCGTCCTTTCCACCGCCGGTGGTCGTCTCGCGCGCTGGCCGCAGCAATCGCGCTTGCCGTGCCGCTCGCTGCACCGACCTTCACGACCGTCGCGCATGCCGCGCCCGCTGCGCCCGCTGCGCGTATCGACATACCGTTTACCAAGTACAAGCTCGACAACGGGTTGGTCGTGATCCTGCACGAGGATCACTCGCTACCGCTCGTCGTGGTCAACACCATCGTCAAAGTTGGTTCGCGCTTCGAGGAGCCCAAGCGCACCGGTTTCGCGCACCTCTTCGAGCACCTCATGTTCATGGGTACGCGTCGCGTTCCCACGAAGATGTTCGACGCTTGGATGGAAGCTGCCGGTGGATCGAACAACGCGTGGACCAGCCAGGATCGCACCGATTATTACGATCTCGGACCATCCAACACCGTCGACTTGCTCTTGTGGCTCGAGGCCGATCGATTCGCCTCGCTGGCCGACGAAATGACCTTGGACAAACTCAACGTCCAGCGCGAGGTCGTACGCAACGAACGTCGTCAGCGTGTCGAGAACGCTCCCTACGGAAAAGCCGATCTGCGTTTGTCCGAGCTCTTGTATCCCGTCGGGCATCCGTACCACCACCCCGTCATCGGCTCGCACGAAGACTTGCAGGCGGCGACGGTCGACGACGTCAAAGCGTTTTTCCGCCGTTGGTACGTGCCGAACAACGCGTCGCTCGTCGTCGCCGGCGACTTCGATCCTGCCGTGGTCAAACCCCTCATCGAGAAAAGGTTCGGCCCGCTTCGCAATACTCCCGTGCCGGCCGCGCCCGCCGCTCCGAAAGTCAAACTTGACAAGGTCGTGCGCGAAACGCTCAAGGACAACGTGGAGCTCGGCAAGGTCATGATGGCTTGGCACAGCCCCGCTCGATATGCGCCGGGAGATGCCGAGCTCGACCTTTTGTCGCTCGTGCTGACCGAGGGCAAGGTCAGTCGTCTCTACAAGGCGCTCGTTTACGATCAGTCGCTCGCGCAGGAAGTCGTGGCGTACCAGGCATCTCAGGATTCGGGATCGTACTTCCAGGTTGAAGCGATCGCGCAGCCTGGGGTTCCGCTGGAAAAACTCGAGGCGGCCATCGATGCGGAGTTGAAGAAGCTGACGTCGGAAACGATCAGTGCTGCCGAGCTCACGCGGGCGCAAAATCAGTACGAAACGAGCTTCGTTTCGCGGCTGCAATCGATTCACACGCGAGCGATGAACCTCAATCTGTACGAATCGTTCGTCGGTGACCCTGGGTTTGCCGAGAAAGACCTCGATCTTTATCGCGCCGTCACGCCGGCATCTCTTTTGGCCATCGCAAGAGGCACGCTCGATCCGAATGGGCGCGTGATCATCCACGTCGTACCCGAGAAAAAGCCCGAAGCACCGACGGCGGAGGCAGCCCGATGA
- a CDS encoding insulinase family protein encodes MKVFRSLFLSSCIALVACGGEQVQTHAGNKTAKTTETKQEPPPVVVDLGPRPEPGPAKPFTPPVVETFQAKNGMKVWLAPRRGLPLVSMSLVVEGGSSIDPSDKPGLMHITTDMLDEGAGKRSAIEISGAVSDLGASLSIHTGVDASTLSVTVLKKNFSPAFSILADVVARPKFDAKEFKRVSELWRNDLKSRPDEPSRVARVVNAAVLYGPGTPYGHPSDGLLEAAEKIDLATIKKFYAENIRPDRAVLVVAGDITRSEVEAAIDADLGSWKAPKAAAKKDPKVTIPGPRKAADRPKIVLVDRPKAPQSVIAVVREGLMASEPDAIRIDLVNTPLGGSFTSRLNQNLREEKHWAYGARTAFLGTRGKGAFWALASVETPATGPALKETLRELQKMAQEGPTAEEVEKAKAQDRADMLKTFETISDTADRLASLAQLGLPPTYDAEATRVRQSQKVEEVAALAKAQVDPATATIIVVGPKEAIWSDLVALGLGEPALWDAEGKPVVATAAAKAEEAKPKDKPKGK; translated from the coding sequence ATGAAAGTCTTTCGATCGCTCTTTTTGTCGTCGTGCATCGCGCTCGTTGCTTGCGGCGGCGAGCAGGTGCAGACGCACGCCGGAAACAAGACCGCCAAGACGACGGAGACGAAGCAGGAGCCGCCCCCGGTCGTCGTGGACCTCGGCCCGCGTCCCGAACCTGGCCCGGCCAAACCTTTCACGCCTCCCGTCGTTGAAACGTTTCAAGCGAAAAACGGCATGAAGGTGTGGCTCGCGCCGCGTCGCGGCTTGCCACTCGTATCGATGTCCCTCGTCGTCGAAGGAGGTTCGTCGATCGATCCATCGGACAAACCCGGTCTCATGCACATCACGACCGACATGCTCGACGAAGGTGCTGGCAAACGCAGCGCCATCGAGATCTCGGGGGCCGTGAGTGATCTCGGCGCATCGCTTTCGATTCATACCGGCGTCGACGCGAGCACGTTGTCCGTCACGGTGCTGAAGAAGAACTTCTCTCCCGCGTTCTCGATTCTCGCGGACGTCGTCGCGCGTCCCAAGTTCGACGCGAAGGAGTTCAAGCGCGTATCGGAGCTTTGGCGCAACGACCTGAAATCGCGGCCCGACGAACCTTCGAGGGTTGCGCGTGTGGTCAATGCTGCGGTGCTTTATGGGCCGGGCACGCCATATGGACATCCGAGCGATGGGCTGCTCGAAGCTGCCGAGAAGATCGATCTCGCGACGATCAAAAAGTTTTACGCGGAAAACATTCGTCCCGATCGCGCAGTGCTCGTCGTCGCGGGAGACATCACGCGTAGTGAAGTCGAAGCGGCCATCGATGCGGATCTCGGGTCGTGGAAGGCGCCCAAAGCAGCGGCGAAGAAGGATCCCAAAGTCACGATTCCGGGCCCTCGAAAAGCTGCGGACAGGCCGAAGATCGTGCTCGTCGATCGTCCCAAGGCACCGCAATCGGTGATTGCCGTCGTTCGTGAAGGACTAATGGCATCCGAGCCCGATGCGATTCGGATCGATCTCGTCAACACGCCGCTTGGGGGATCATTTACTTCGCGGTTGAACCAAAATTTACGCGAGGAAAAACATTGGGCGTACGGGGCGCGCACGGCGTTCCTTGGCACGCGAGGCAAGGGAGCGTTTTGGGCGCTGGCTTCGGTAGAAACGCCGGCGACCGGTCCGGCGCTGAAGGAAACGCTTCGCGAGCTTCAGAAGATGGCGCAGGAAGGGCCGACGGCCGAGGAGGTCGAGAAGGCCAAAGCGCAGGATCGTGCGGACATGCTCAAGACGTTCGAAACGATCAGCGACACGGCGGATCGATTGGCGTCGCTTGCTCAACTGGGCCTGCCGCCGACGTACGACGCTGAGGCGACGCGGGTGCGTCAGTCGCAGAAGGTCGAGGAGGTGGCGGCCTTGGCAAAGGCGCAGGTGGATCCTGCCACTGCCACGATCATCGTGGTCGGGCCGAAGGAAGCCATCTGGTCGGACCTCGTGGCGCTTGGTTTGGGTGAGCCTGCGTTATGGGATGCCGAGGGCAAACCCGTCGTTGCAACTGCGGCTGCCAAGGCGGAAGAGGCAAAGCCGAAGGACAAACCAAAAGGCAAGTGA
- a CDS encoding cation:proton antiporter, with product MIRAALVLALVAGISFAARSFLPADVTITGSGAALAFGFLLLAAMQTAHIFHALRLPHLTGFILCGALFGPEVLGLITPSMLQDLTLVKKVAVGLIALTAGCELNFAKLWPKLRTIGAVVVASLAACACLLFAFFFAISAQLPFMSELDASQRAIVSLILANVLCARSPAVVISILKEARAAGPVSELALSTVVVADLSVVVTFAFSDSLAHRVFPVAGAAPTSVFGALAAHILGSIVVGIGIALIFGLYIQRVRQRIGLFVFVVLFVVAEAGRAFHLDPLLVGLSAGLFLENVSPVSGHEVVHETEIAAMPTFAVFFAVVGAEVHLHAFLSVAPFAVLAALVRAGGMFAGTLLAARAVKLEPAIARKVPFGMFPQAGIAIGLAGLVATSFAPWGQDAATLILGTVVINEMLGPVLFRMALSRADEIGKKRDPSLADEPSHAPTPEVDAEA from the coding sequence GTGATTCGTGCGGCGCTCGTCTTGGCGCTCGTCGCCGGCATCTCCTTTGCCGCAAGGTCGTTCTTGCCGGCGGACGTGACGATCACGGGTTCCGGTGCGGCGCTTGCCTTTGGTTTTCTACTCCTGGCAGCGATGCAGACGGCGCACATCTTCCACGCGCTGCGGTTGCCGCATCTCACGGGATTCATTCTTTGCGGCGCGCTCTTTGGTCCCGAGGTGCTGGGGCTCATCACGCCCTCGATGCTCCAAGACCTTACGCTCGTGAAGAAAGTCGCCGTGGGGCTCATCGCGCTCACCGCCGGCTGCGAGCTCAACTTTGCCAAGCTTTGGCCCAAGCTTCGCACCATCGGAGCCGTCGTCGTCGCGAGCCTCGCGGCTTGCGCCTGTCTGCTTTTTGCATTCTTTTTCGCCATTTCAGCGCAATTGCCGTTCATGTCGGAGCTCGATGCGTCTCAGCGGGCCATCGTGTCGCTCATCTTGGCGAACGTGCTCTGCGCGCGTTCACCCGCGGTCGTGATCAGCATTCTCAAGGAGGCGCGCGCGGCTGGGCCCGTGAGTGAGCTTGCCTTGTCGACCGTCGTCGTCGCGGACCTTTCGGTCGTCGTCACGTTTGCTTTCTCCGACTCGCTCGCGCACCGAGTCTTCCCGGTTGCCGGTGCTGCTCCAACGTCCGTTTTTGGAGCTCTTGCGGCACATATCCTCGGGTCGATCGTCGTCGGTATCGGTATTGCGCTGATCTTCGGTCTCTACATTCAACGTGTTCGGCAGCGCATTGGATTGTTCGTCTTCGTCGTGCTGTTCGTCGTCGCCGAGGCGGGTCGTGCGTTTCATCTCGATCCGCTCCTCGTGGGTTTGTCCGCGGGGCTCTTTCTCGAAAACGTCAGCCCCGTGAGCGGGCACGAAGTCGTCCACGAAACCGAAATCGCAGCGATGCCTACGTTCGCCGTCTTTTTTGCGGTCGTGGGGGCCGAGGTGCATCTGCACGCCTTCTTGTCGGTCGCGCCGTTTGCGGTGCTCGCGGCCCTCGTACGAGCTGGCGGCATGTTCGCCGGTACGCTGCTCGCCGCGCGCGCCGTCAAGCTGGAGCCGGCCATTGCGCGCAAGGTTCCCTTCGGCATGTTCCCGCAGGCGGGCATTGCCATCGGTCTTGCTGGCCTCGTGGCGACATCTTTTGCCCCGTGGGGTCAAGATGCAGCGACGCTCATCCTCGGCACCGTCGTCATCAACGAGATGCTCGGTCCCGTGCTGTTTCGCATGGCTCTTTCGCGGGCCGATGAAATTGGCAAAAAGCGTGATCCGAGCCTCGCAGATGAGCCTTCTCACGCTCCTACACCCGAAGTCGACGCCGAGGCGTAG
- a CDS encoding zinc ribbon domain-containing protein: MTDLSQSPGPSGDSFPCSSCGAKLAYDATIQALKCPYCGAQQAMPAAPTGLVREIPIEEGMRLAERGYGTPVTQVGCNECGAVVSVAPGEQTATCTFCKSHQVLAREALANPIRPESVVPFKIDKNNAATRFEEWLGALWFRPSDLRKMAKVEGLAGVYIPYWTFDARVYSTWRAQAGYHYYVDETYTDEQGKQQTRKVQHTRWEPASGRRTDVFDDIIICASKGLPHNLGDQFRSFDTKALTPYRPEFLAGWRAEAYAVDLMPAWDTGQSKMASVQQSRCAGDVPGDTHKDLEVHNEFSRVTFKHVLLPVWVAAYRYQDKPYQFLVNGQSGEVVGKAPYSIIKIVLFILFLAAIAAGIYFATRR; encoded by the coding sequence GTGACCGACCTGTCGCAATCCCCAGGGCCCTCCGGTGATTCCTTTCCTTGCTCGAGCTGCGGAGCAAAACTCGCCTACGACGCCACGATCCAAGCGCTCAAGTGCCCCTACTGCGGCGCGCAGCAAGCCATGCCAGCGGCTCCTACGGGCCTCGTACGCGAGATCCCCATCGAAGAGGGCATGCGCCTTGCCGAACGCGGATACGGCACACCTGTCACGCAAGTAGGCTGCAACGAATGTGGAGCGGTCGTCAGCGTCGCGCCTGGCGAGCAAACGGCGACGTGCACGTTCTGCAAGTCGCATCAGGTGCTCGCGCGTGAAGCGCTGGCGAACCCGATTCGCCCCGAGTCCGTCGTCCCGTTCAAAATCGACAAAAACAACGCTGCGACGCGCTTCGAAGAGTGGCTTGGCGCGCTTTGGTTTCGCCCGAGCGACTTGCGGAAGATGGCCAAAGTCGAAGGGCTCGCCGGCGTGTACATCCCGTACTGGACCTTCGATGCGCGCGTCTACTCCACATGGAGGGCGCAGGCTGGCTACCACTATTACGTCGATGAAACGTACACGGACGAGCAAGGCAAACAGCAAACGCGAAAAGTCCAGCACACGCGCTGGGAGCCCGCGAGCGGCCGGCGCACGGATGTTTTCGACGACATCATCATTTGCGCCTCAAAGGGATTGCCCCACAACCTCGGGGATCAATTTCGTTCCTTCGACACCAAAGCATTGACGCCGTATCGACCCGAATTTTTGGCCGGCTGGCGCGCCGAGGCCTACGCCGTCGACCTCATGCCCGCGTGGGACACGGGCCAGAGCAAGATGGCGAGCGTTCAACAGTCACGCTGCGCGGGTGACGTTCCAGGCGACACGCACAAGGACCTCGAGGTTCACAACGAGTTCTCGCGCGTCACGTTCAAGCACGTGCTCTTGCCCGTGTGGGTGGCGGCGTACCGGTATCAGGACAAACCCTACCAGTTCCTCGTCAACGGACAGTCGGGCGAGGTCGTGGGGAAAGCGCCGTACTCAATCATCAAGATCGTGCTCTTCATCCTGTTTCTCGCGGCTATCGCTGCGGGCATCTACTTCGCGACTCGGCGCTAG
- a CDS encoding thrombospondin type 3 repeat-containing protein, whose amino-acid sequence MLVRKGWAGVVAVLVVVGSAGTSMAAGKSKPEDGIRIDQLQPASPDSPFLRALGAHEKGINTIEFAFGASLDYGTGLLKAVSVDAAGVENVEASTVQNALLAHIGASITPLPWLVVDLALPVGLYVGGDIPEQLINDGRYGVDFNPVSAFGVGDLRAGVHFRAVDTKTMDFIVGARFWAPMGTKEAFLSDGAIRAEVDIAIAGERNALRYGCTASISPLMFIGRVDGFPHDGDRAALACAGQYRLGSRFWLGFEPTLAVFTQEQTALNTASQDHPTTIDIMIEPLISARLALGGLQIGASAGPGFGWAAGAPSFRGVLSVAYVGGGRPKAPPPKGPSDRDLDKILDKDDACPDEAGPDNKDPEKRGCPAADKDGDGIPDENDACPETTGVKHASELANGCPDIDNDLIPEPADTCPNEPGVPPYGCPKYARLAGESFVIKPPIRFAAPGSDQLTPEGQAAIEEITATMRANPKIEQVSISLGTKGVSSEISDRRAQAIIFVLRSGSLDSNRYEVVLRDDLKAGTVEARIIK is encoded by the coding sequence GTGCTTGTACGGAAAGGATGGGCGGGGGTCGTTGCAGTTTTGGTTGTCGTCGGTAGCGCCGGCACTTCGATGGCTGCCGGTAAGTCGAAGCCCGAAGATGGCATTCGCATTGATCAGCTCCAGCCGGCATCTCCGGATAGCCCCTTTCTTCGCGCGCTTGGAGCGCACGAAAAAGGCATCAACACCATCGAGTTCGCCTTCGGTGCTTCGCTCGATTACGGCACCGGTCTTCTCAAAGCCGTCAGTGTCGATGCGGCGGGCGTCGAGAACGTCGAAGCAAGTACGGTCCAAAACGCATTATTGGCGCACATCGGCGCATCCATTACACCGCTGCCCTGGCTCGTCGTCGATCTCGCGCTTCCGGTTGGTCTCTACGTTGGCGGAGACATTCCCGAGCAGTTGATCAACGACGGCCGATATGGCGTCGACTTCAACCCCGTGTCCGCATTCGGTGTCGGTGATCTTCGCGCGGGTGTGCACTTCCGAGCCGTCGACACGAAGACCATGGACTTCATCGTCGGCGCGCGTTTTTGGGCCCCCATGGGCACAAAAGAAGCTTTTCTTTCCGATGGCGCGATTCGTGCCGAAGTCGACATCGCCATTGCCGGCGAACGAAATGCGCTTCGTTACGGATGCACCGCGTCGATCTCCCCGCTCATGTTCATCGGCCGCGTCGATGGCTTTCCCCATGACGGCGATCGCGCCGCACTGGCATGCGCCGGCCAATATCGCCTCGGATCCCGATTCTGGCTCGGGTTCGAACCGACGCTCGCGGTGTTCACCCAGGAACAAACAGCGCTGAATACCGCATCCCAAGATCATCCAACGACCATCGATATCATGATCGAGCCGCTCATTTCGGCGCGCCTGGCGCTCGGCGGCCTGCAAATCGGAGCCAGTGCAGGTCCAGGGTTTGGCTGGGCCGCAGGTGCACCAAGTTTCCGCGGCGTCCTGAGCGTCGCCTACGTGGGCGGTGGAAGACCCAAAGCACCTCCGCCCAAAGGGCCGTCCGATCGCGATCTCGACAAGATCCTCGACAAGGACGATGCATGTCCGGATGAAGCTGGCCCGGACAACAAGGATCCTGAAAAGCGCGGATGCCCGGCGGCCGACAAGGACGGCGATGGCATTCCGGACGAAAACGATGCGTGTCCGGAAACCACGGGCGTCAAGCACGCGAGCGAGCTTGCCAATGGATGCCCGGACATCGACAACGACTTGATTCCTGAGCCTGCGGATACATGCCCGAACGAACCAGGCGTGCCTCCGTATGGCTGTCCGAAGTACGCACGACTTGCTGGCGAATCGTTTGTGATCAAACCACCGATTCGATTCGCGGCACCCGGAAGCGATCAGCTCACGCCCGAAGGGCAAGCGGCCATCGAGGAGATTACGGCGACGATGCGGGCCAACCCGAAGATCGAGCAGGTCAGCATCTCGCTCGGAACGAAGGGCGTGAGCAGCGAGATCAGCGATCGTCGCGCGCAAGCGATCATCTTCGTTCTGCGTTCCGGCAGCCTGGACTCGAACCGTTACGAAGTCGTTCTTCGCGACGACCTCAAGGCGGGAACGGTCGAGGCGCGGATCATCAAGTAA